The DNA window ATCCAACATCCAATGGTTTACTGCATTTGCTTATGATTTGTGACTTAAAGCTTATTGTCCTTGCTGAAGTTGTttatgtttgtttttgttgGAAATAGAAATCAATTGCTTCTCCAGGTCGGGGGATACTTGCAATTGATGAATCAAATGCTACTTGCGGAAAGCGCTTGGCTTCCATTGGACTTGACAACACAGAAACCAACCGACAGGCATATAGGCAACTTCTGCTGACTACTcctggccttggtgattatatTTCTGGCGCTATTCTCTTTGAGGAGACACTTTACCAGTCCACGACAGATGGGAAAAAATTTGTGGATTGTTTGCGTGATGAGAATATTGTACCTGGTATCAAAGTTGACAAGGTGAGCTTTTAATGAAGGTCAATTTGGTTTGAAATATACAACAGCATATCCATAGAATGATGTTTGACATAATGTTTCATGCTGCCTACAAAATACTTTGTGATGCTTTGACCTCTTTGTTAATTTCTTACTTTCTGTGTTTCCTTTTATTTTATACGACAGGGTTTGGTTCCTCTACCAGGATCAAACAATGAATCTTGGTGCCAGGGTTTAGACGGATTGGCATCCCGCTCTGCTGAATACTATAAGCAAGGGGCTCGTTTTGCGAAATGGTACTGTCTTTGTCCTAAAGTCAAGTTTGAAATATGGAACACAATCTTAGTTTATTTACCACCCTTGATTCCGTTGAATCCAAGTAATATAGGAGAACTGTTGTGAGCATCCCATGTGGTCCCTCTGCTTTGGCTGTTAAAGAAGCAGCTTGGGGTCTAGCTCGCTATGCTGCCATTTCTCAGGTATCTTTTAAAATGTCAATACATCTATTTATTCCAGTTCCATCTTTTATGATATTCTCAACCTCGAATCGAAGAAAGCTAGACGTATTTCGTGTTTTGTATGCAGGATAATGGTCTTGTGCCGATTGTGGAACCTGAGATTCTTCTTGATGGAGACCACCCAATTGAGAGGACTCTTGAAGTGGCAGAGAAAGTCTGGGCTGAGGTCTTCTACTACTTGGCAGAGAATAGTGTTGCCTTTGAAGGGATTTTACTTAAACCTAGCATGGTAACTCCCGGTGCTGACCACAAAGAGAAGGCTTCTGCAGAAACCATCGCCAAGTATACTCTCACTATGCTCAAAAGAAGAGTGCCTCCTACTGTTCCAGGAATCATGGTACTAACTCATGCATTCGTTAGTGGTCACAATTCATAACTACTACCCTCTGTTTCTTCTGGTTTTTAtgcagaattttttttatacctTTTTGTTTAAGTTGTTTGATCATTTATAGTCCTTGCTCCACATAGGGTACCGGTGAGTTAAGGTATGGTTATATATCTATGGTAACCAAATAATTTATTTGGCTTAGTTCATTTACGGTTTGTTTATGTTATTTAATCGAATTATGAACACTGGTAATTATGATTCTTTAAAGGCCTTGATACCAAAGTAGTTTGCTAACATTAgcaaatttattaattaagtgAAATTAACTACTAAGTCGTCTTTATAATGAGTTTATGAGTCTTATTATGGTTGTTTTCATACAACATTGAACAAATTCAAGAGTAATTGGTACAGCTTGAAGTGAATACTTGCATGAGAAATAAATCGTATCGTAAGTCATGTTTTTCTTGTTTTATCTGCCAAAGCCAACATTTATATTTATGCCTGCATTGGACGACACACCATTCTAACGTATTTTTTTCATCTTTTAGTTCTTGTCAGGAGGACAATCTGAAGTAGAAGCGACATTGAACCTCAACGCGATGAACCAAAGTCCCAACCCATGGCATGTTTCCTTCTCCTATGCTCGAGCATTGCAGAACAGTGTCCTAAAGACATGGCAAGGACACCCAGAGAATATAGAGGCTGCACAGAAATCACTTCTGGTGCGTGCAAAGGCAAACTCATTGGCCCAGCTGGGGAAATACTCAGCCGAGGATGAGAGTGAGGAGGCTAAGAAGGGAATGTTCGTCAAAGGTTACACGTACTAAGTGAATCCTCGCCGATAAAGCTGCGTTTACTGCTAGGTTTTTGGTGTTTGGTTAGTGACGCCTTCTGCTAGCTTTGGGTGCTGAGGAGATTGCATACAAGAGCTTGTTTTATGTCCTCCTTTGTTTTTTTATTGGCTTTTTAGCTTTAATTATGCATGCTTGAAAAAATCTTAGTAAGGCAACTGGTGCAGTGCTAGTTTTTCCTTATAAAGGACTCGGTCGCGTTTGTACCTTCAGATGGAGTTGACATCTGCTGGTTTTATGATGAGGTTTATAAAACTGAATGATGCCTGTGTGGGCTATGTCAGAAAGCCTGAATTCTATAATTTTCACCATTTACAATTTCTCTTACTATATGTTTTATATCTTCCGTATTTACAAGagattattttcaatatttctcaatttttaaatatttcattgGCTCGAAACTTAACAACATAAAATACGTATGAAGTGTTGGCTCTTGGTTCATTCCACCGTCCGGCTGTCAACAAATGAGTATAACATCCCATTTAAaccaagtatttattaaattaaattcaaattcagGGCCTCAGTACCAGCATCTCATCAGACATCAATGCTCGTTTTTTTTACAATCTTCAAAAAATTTGTTTGCCAAAAAATCAATCAGACTTCAACGTTCTgctattttataatatttaattaatttaatgatgCATTTCAAATATGGATAATTTGATAAAAACAAATCATGAATCACGATGTAACTTTAAATTTAAGCACATTGTATGGTCACCAATGATTTGTTTGAAATATGTGTaccataaattttatatttagcaTAAAACAGTTTATTTTTGCCCACGATCTAATATGTCACTAAATTTATCAAAAAGATACCACATTGTACCATATCTATATTTAATTCATGTAAACTATCCGAATAATTTTTTTGgctgtcaaaaatattatgCGTTGTAAatactatattatttatatatattttatgtataattgtaattttaaaaagtaaaaataataataatagtaatagaaTAGTAAAGTGCGTGTCCTGGAAATGCAACATTGATATGGCTGTCGGAATCATGTAATTGATTAGGTTGATAATTTTGAGGGAAATGGAATCTTAGCCCAAGACAACTTGGGAAACTATGCTGCTTCCATTGTTTCATTACGTGTCACTgccaaattaattaaataatatatatatatatatatatatatatatatatatatatatatatatatatatatatactatttatTAAGGCTGAACACATTAGAAAAACTGTCAAGGAGGACACCATCTTTTTTTCCAGTTTTACCCTTACAGTTATagtaatattacacttttgttttttaatttcaacacacacttttatttttatttcaatcattcaaatatcaatttagacCTTCTATAATTTGTCAATTTTCACTTTAGTCTattgataatgataaaaaagattgtacacacacgcaacgcgtgtgaagagtaactagtatatatattatgttagaACATAGAAAAAATATCATCACtaaatttaaatgtatttttatatttGTAAAAATTTGGAGGAAATCATATGGCCTACGTTGTGATTTTCGACCTAATCCAACTCAATGTGTGACCACATTTTGTACTCAACACTGTGTTTGCTGGGGTGAATTGGCCACCATTACAGTACATACCACTAATCCATTATTCATTTGAATTGACGCTAAAgcttctttttctttcttttttctttttaaaaataaataaactggATGTGACTTGAAATGTGTCCTTCTTTGTATTAGATGTCTCATATCAATTGAATTAAGTTTTTtagacttatatatatatatatatatatatatatatatataaacatgtaCAATCCTCTTTTAATTTTGAGCTAGCTCTTAGTGTGAAATTAATTCAAGTCGTAACATTAACATGATATCAAAGTCAGGTTTACCGTTATATATTGGATTGTCTATATGGACTTGCACAATCCTCCTCTGAAGCTATCTTTTTAACTAGAATTAAGTCAAATCATAATATTAACATGATATCATAGTCAAGTTTACTGTTATGTGTTGAACTGTCCTTATATATCACTCATTAGTCTTATAAATTATTCACTTTAATTAgtaaaaaatgatttaatttgtgGGGAATTGGAATATGACAAATGCAAGGCAAAATCTATTTGCATGAGTGTGTTTTACCTCCTGCATTGTGTTACagcaataattttttatttcccAAACAATAATATATATGGATCCCCCGTCCAATATGAgaggtttaattaatttatacataCAAATTAAAGGGAGTTCTTCTCCTGAAATAGCACAGAGAAATCATGGTTTCGCCTGTCTGAAATATGAAGTTAAAACCACAAATATTGGTGAGATTTTGTTGGattcataaaaattatttcaaattagtGGGATTTTAAAGAATTCGAAGTTATGTACGAAAGATTTGAGACattatattgaattatgttcgtGTGGAAACAATGCAAACACTAATTAAGTTGAtgggacttttaaatttttcttattGGATAATAAAAAATCCTTAATGGCCACACTCTGAAAGCTTATAGTTTCCCACATTTAGGCAATCACGTCATCATGTTAAGAAAGTGGACCTTTAAATGGTCTAAATATTACGCAACAATTACCACTATTTATTTCTTCCCCgtgatataataataataataataataataataataataataataataataataataataatagacacttgagaaatatatatatatatatatatatatatatatatatatatatataaacagttTTGATTTTACCTTTTAGATTCTTTTATTGTTCATGTTTGggaaatattgaaaaaaaaaaatcagttggaTATAATAACTCTATGTCTTTTCTAACATGAGGTTCAActccatttatttatttattttcatgaagatgACAATCATAACCGTTAATTTTTATGTACATTGGCTAAATCTTTTATATAACACAATAGCTTGCAAACCACACCAGTTTAGTAAATAGTATTAGACAAACTATGTACGACAGACTCGTCTGAGAAATATTGATAAGAAAAAATCGAACTCATGATTATTAATCAAAAATCCATCTATTCTACCAACTCGAACGTCCTCTAGAAATATATTCTACCTTGTTTGCAAATGATGATTTCAGTTCAAAATCC is part of the Primulina eburnea isolate SZY01 chromosome 1, ASM2296580v1, whole genome shotgun sequence genome and encodes:
- the LOC140841222 gene encoding fructose-bisphosphate aldolase 3, chloroplastic-like, whose protein sequence is MACSAAVKFNASSSSWIAGQHSINQRSGSAARFNRRVSVIRAGSYTDELIKTAKSIASPGRGILAIDESNATCGKRLASIGLDNTETNRQAYRQLLLTTPGLGDYISGAILFEETLYQSTTDGKKFVDCLRDENIVPGIKVDKGLVPLPGSNNESWCQGLDGLASRSAEYYKQGARFAKWRTVVSIPCGPSALAVKEAAWGLARYAAISQDNGLVPIVEPEILLDGDHPIERTLEVAEKVWAEVFYYLAENSVAFEGILLKPSMVTPGADHKEKASAETIAKYTLTMLKRRVPPTVPGIMFLSGGQSEVEATLNLNAMNQSPNPWHVSFSYARALQNSVLKTWQGHPENIEAAQKSLLVRAKANSLAQLGKYSAEDESEEAKKGMFVKGYTY